One Edaphobacter lichenicola DNA window includes the following coding sequences:
- the kduI gene encoding 5-dehydro-4-deoxy-D-glucuronate isomerase, which produces MRLYQMADAVRYGLMNTEELRETFLLEGMFEVGEIEFAYVDLDRTVIGSAVPGKEALTLETEPELRSEYFLERRELGVLNVGGAGSVMVDGKSFEMGKLDCLYVGRGSKAVTFSSKSAKDPAYFYLLSYPAHAEYPTAMVKFADLQGLQLGAAETCNKRTIYKAICKDGIQSCQLVMGFTLLESGSDWNTMPPHTHMRRSEVYFYFDVDPAHRVLHLMGPPDATSHLVVADKEVVVSPGWSIHAGVGTKNYAFCWGMGGENQAYGDMDPVSIADLR; this is translated from the coding sequence ATGCGGCTTTATCAGATGGCAGATGCGGTGCGCTACGGATTGATGAACACCGAGGAGTTGCGTGAGACCTTTCTGCTGGAGGGGATGTTCGAAGTTGGGGAGATCGAATTTGCCTATGTGGATCTTGACCGAACGGTGATTGGCTCGGCTGTGCCTGGGAAGGAGGCGTTGACGCTTGAGACAGAGCCGGAGTTACGGTCGGAGTATTTTCTGGAACGGCGTGAGCTTGGGGTTCTAAATGTAGGTGGGGCGGGTTCGGTGATGGTAGATGGAAAGAGCTTTGAGATGGGTAAGCTTGACTGTCTCTATGTAGGTCGTGGAAGTAAAGCGGTTACTTTCTCGAGTAAGAGCGCGAAGGATCCGGCTTACTTTTATCTCTTGAGTTATCCAGCTCACGCAGAGTATCCGACTGCAATGGTGAAGTTCGCTGATTTGCAGGGATTGCAGTTAGGAGCTGCGGAGACTTGTAACAAGCGAACTATTTATAAAGCTATTTGTAAGGATGGAATTCAGAGCTGCCAGTTAGTGATGGGGTTTACTTTGCTGGAGTCAGGGAGTGACTGGAATACTATGCCTCCGCATACGCATATGAGACGGAGCGAGGTTTATTTTTACTTCGATGTGGACCCTGCTCATCGGGTACTACATTTGATGGGGCCGCCCGATGCTACGAGTCACTTGGTAGTGGCGGATAAGGAAGTGGTGGTGTCGCCGGGCTGGTCGATCCATGCTGGGGTTGGGACGAAGAACTATGCTTTTTGTTGGGGGATGGGTGGAGAGAATCAGGCTTACGGCGATATGGACCCTGTGTCGATTGCGGACTTGAGATGA
- a CDS encoding bifunctional 4-hydroxy-2-oxoglutarate aldolase/2-dehydro-3-deoxy-phosphogluconate aldolase: protein MEKAAVLRELREIGLVPVLRADSIEQAMALADAIAGGGVTVLEVTMTVPGAIAVMRRLAEQRPEILIGAGTVLDAETARMCILEGAQFVVSPALNVATIEMCHRYSVAVLPGALTPTEIVTAWQAGADVVKVFPASAMGGPKYLTSLKGPLPQIEMIPTGGVMLGTAAEFLEAGAFALGVGSDLVDKKMIAEGRPEVITDIARKYLEIVKAFRSKHPV, encoded by the coding sequence ATGGAGAAGGCTGCGGTATTGCGGGAGTTGCGGGAGATTGGGCTGGTGCCGGTGCTGCGCGCGGATTCGATTGAGCAGGCGATGGCGCTGGCGGATGCGATTGCGGGGGGTGGGGTGACCGTACTTGAGGTGACGATGACGGTGCCGGGGGCGATCGCGGTGATGCGTCGTCTGGCGGAGCAGAGGCCGGAGATCCTGATTGGGGCGGGGACGGTGCTGGATGCGGAGACGGCGCGGATGTGCATCCTCGAGGGAGCGCAGTTTGTGGTGAGTCCGGCGCTGAATGTGGCGACGATCGAGATGTGTCATCGGTATTCGGTTGCGGTGTTGCCGGGAGCGCTGACTCCGACGGAGATTGTGACTGCTTGGCAGGCTGGGGCGGATGTGGTGAAGGTGTTTCCGGCGAGTGCGATGGGTGGGCCGAAGTACCTAACTTCGCTCAAGGGGCCGTTGCCGCAGATCGAGATGATTCCTACTGGCGGCGTGATGTTGGGGACGGCGGCGGAGTTTCTGGAGGCTGGTGCGTTTGCGCTTGGTGTGGGGTCGGATCTGGTGGATAAGAAGATGATTGCGGAGGGACGGCCTGAGGTGATCACCGATATTGCCCGGAAGTATCTGGAGATTGTGAAGGCGTTTCGTTCGAAGCATCCGGTTTAG
- a CDS encoding sugar kinase, whose translation MSDASAGLTIRTADACRWDLVSLGEVMLRFDPGEERIAGARNFRVWEGGGEYNVARGLRRCFGRRTSIVTALADNPVGRLLEDLMLEGGVDLSHLRWVEYDGVGREARNGIYFLERGFGLRGAMGMMDRGHTPISQMKPGQVDWDGIFGGEGVRWFHTGGVMCALSAEAPAVAREAMVAAQRHGVVVSYDCNYRPSLWKNAGRQGASDVNRMLAPFVDVMFGHEGDLAAVLCDASHGAPWHSYESYGEMAARVCQEFGNIKVIATTTRRPKTANRNDWGAFGYAEGRACESIRFDDLEVLDRVGGGDSFAAGLIYGLMEAKGLQWALDCGVAHGALAMTTPGDSSMATLGEVERVMAGGSAGVQR comes from the coding sequence ATGAGCGATGCCTCGGCTGGGTTGACGATTCGTACGGCGGACGCTTGCAGATGGGACCTGGTGAGCCTCGGCGAGGTGATGCTGCGGTTTGATCCGGGCGAAGAGCGGATTGCGGGAGCGCGAAACTTTCGCGTGTGGGAGGGTGGGGGCGAGTACAACGTGGCGCGTGGGCTGCGCCGGTGTTTCGGGAGGCGGACATCGATTGTTACGGCGCTGGCGGATAATCCTGTGGGCCGATTGCTCGAGGATCTGATGCTGGAGGGCGGCGTCGATCTGTCGCATCTGCGGTGGGTGGAGTATGACGGGGTTGGGCGGGAGGCGCGCAACGGGATCTACTTTCTGGAGCGTGGATTTGGATTGCGCGGTGCGATGGGGATGATGGATCGGGGACATACGCCGATCTCGCAGATGAAGCCGGGCCAGGTCGATTGGGATGGGATCTTTGGCGGAGAGGGAGTGCGCTGGTTTCATACGGGTGGTGTGATGTGTGCTCTGTCGGCGGAGGCTCCTGCTGTGGCCCGAGAGGCGATGGTGGCGGCGCAGCGGCATGGGGTGGTTGTGTCGTATGACTGTAACTATCGGCCGTCGCTCTGGAAGAATGCTGGGCGGCAAGGAGCGAGCGATGTGAATCGGATGCTGGCTCCGTTTGTGGATGTGATGTTTGGGCATGAAGGGGACTTGGCGGCGGTATTGTGCGACGCATCGCATGGGGCGCCGTGGCATAGCTATGAGAGCTATGGGGAGATGGCGGCGCGGGTGTGCCAGGAGTTCGGGAATATCAAGGTGATTGCTACGACGACGCGGAGGCCTAAAACTGCGAACAGGAACGACTGGGGGGCGTTCGGGTATGCGGAGGGAAGGGCCTGCGAGAGTATTCGGTTTGACGATCTTGAGGTTCTCGACCGCGTGGGCGGTGGGGATTCTTTTGCGGCAGGTTTGATTTATGGGTTGATGGAGGCGAAGGGCTTGCAGTGGGCGCTTGATTGCGGAGTGGCGCATGGGGCGTTGGCGATGACGACGCCGGGGGATAGTTCGATGGCGACGCTGGGCGAGGTGGAGCGTGTGATGGCGGGTGGGTCGGCCGGAGTGCAGCGGTAG